The genomic stretch CCGGTGACCGCGATCGCGACGGGACCCGGCGATATCGCCCTCCCCGCCCCCTCCGTGCGATGTGCGGCGCGGACCATACACCCTTTAGGCTTATCAAGCGCTCGCGTGCCGCGAACGCGCCACCGTGTTTCTCAGAGAGACGAGCATCTCCTGGCGGACGCACGACGGGTTCGGGGCACCGCAAGGGGGAGAACATGAAGATGCTGAAGCCGTCGGGCGGGGCCCGGCGTGAATGGGTGGACTTCGCGAAGGGCACCGCCATTCTGCTCGTGGTGTACTACCACACGTCGCTGTACCTCGGGGACATCGGGGTCGAAAACACTCTCGGCCGCATCAAGATCGTCTTCGAGCTGTTCCCGATGCCGCTGTTCTTCCTGGTCTCGGGTCTGTTCGGCTCGCGCATCACCAGCTGGAGCTTTCGCGACCTCTGGCGCCGGCGGCTCTATCCGCTGCTGTGGCTCTATGTGATCTGGTCGCTCCTGCGGATGGTCTTCTATGTGATCGTCCCGCTGGCCAACGGCGGACTCGGCGAGCTGCCTGCGACCGATCCGCTCAACCTGCTCCTGCTGTTCTTCTGGCCCAGCAGCAGCTACTGGTTCATCTACGGACTTTTCCTCTTCACCCTCGGCGCGTGGCTCCTGCGCCGCGTCGACCACCGCGTCCAGGTCGCGCTCGCCGCGATCCTCGGCACGATGTTCACCACCGGGCTCGTGAACACCACCAATGTGGGCTGGAACCGCATCGGCGCCCTCTTCGTCTTCTACCTGGTCGGCACGCTCTATTCGAAGCGGATCATCGACGTCGTCGAGAAGAACAGCGCCCGCGGGTTCCTGTACGTGACCCCGGTGTTCATCCTGCTGAGCACGGTCCTCTTCCTCTTCCCGATCCGCTGGGTGCCGTTCCTCGCTCTTGCCGGCCAGATGGCGGCGGTGGCGATGGGCGTCCTCGTGGCCCGTGCGCTCTCGCGCGTGCGCGTGCTCAACTTCGTCGCGGTCTGCGGCGAACGCAGTCTGCACATCTACCTCCTGCACCTCTATGTGATCGTGCTGTGCGTCACCGCTCTGCGCTTCCTCCTGCCCGCGGACCGGTCGGTGATCGCCGGCTTCGAGATCCCGCTGCTGCTGGTCGTGCTGGCGATCGCCGTCGTGCTGTCCATCGTGGTCACCCGGTACTTCTCGAAGATCCGCTGGATCTACGTCCCACCGGCGGCCCTCGGCGGTCCCGGCAGAAAGCGCAAGCCGGTCGCAGTCCCGGCGCGGGGTGCGGGCGTCACGGCCGATCCGG from Rathayibacter rathayi encodes the following:
- a CDS encoding acyltransferase family protein translates to MKMLKPSGGARREWVDFAKGTAILLVVYYHTSLYLGDIGVENTLGRIKIVFELFPMPLFFLVSGLFGSRITSWSFRDLWRRRLYPLLWLYVIWSLLRMVFYVIVPLANGGLGELPATDPLNLLLLFFWPSSSYWFIYGLFLFTLGAWLLRRVDHRVQVALAAILGTMFTTGLVNTTNVGWNRIGALFVFYLVGTLYSKRIIDVVEKNSARGFLYVTPVFILLSTVLFLFPIRWVPFLALAGQMAAVAMGVLVARALSRVRVLNFVAVCGERSLHIYLLHLYVIVLCVTALRFLLPADRSVIAGFEIPLLLVVLAIAVVLSIVVTRYFSKIRWIYVPPAALGGPGRKRKPVAVPARGAGVTADPAAVPADEPGTSPSYQQKKAESHE